The DNA segment AGGCTTATAAAAGTGCAAGCCAAAAGTTGTTCAAGTTCAAGAGTGAGAGAAACGGCAAGTGctgagaaaatatttttaacgaaagtaaattaaacaaacttgaaatGATGATATAACGATCGCTAAAAATGTTATGAGCTTTGTGTAGGTAAATTTAGGAAAACAATTCTTCATTTGTTGACGTATATTCTAATAACAATTCTTGTGCATTTTGGATATCTTcgataattgaaatttgcaaatctTAGAGCATAAATGCGTTGATGAAGGAGaattttctaattataaaTCAAGTTTAATTAGTGTGAATAACAATCAAACAAGCAGATTTCATCTTCCATGTTCTTATATTCACAGTTTCAATAAAacttgtatatgtatatttatttatctaacTGACTGAATGAATTACTTAAACATTTGTGAGTCAAACATAATTAGTCTGACTAACGATAAAAAAGTCTgtgtttcttttatatttttagatgagTAACTGATTGACTCACTAAACTTTCAACACACAACCCAAACGGTAAAACCTAGAAGCTTTTCCTTTTTAGTCAATATATCATAATTTGATCGTACAATAAGGCTGgatttttacaaatatattttatttacacaatttttaattcaagTGTCAAACTTCTTACAATTGTATTTATCAACTATAAGGCTAAACTAGCTCGTTATCAATTCCTCGTAATTTTATTAGCCTCCTCTCTGTACACTCTacctttacagggtatctgctaATCAAACAGTCGCTTCTTCGCGCGCTGCGTTACTCGTAATGTTGCAGTTTTTTCTGTGTGCCttgcaatttgcaatgaaATGTATTTCCATTTTTGCTACGCCACTTCACATAATTTCAATGAACCGCATTTACGTTTGGCTTATCAGCACTGCCAttactctcgctctctctctctctcactttctttTCCCCCTCTCGCTCGGTTGCTCTAGTTATACATGTATCTGAttcttttctctgttttttttcctGTTGTGCACATACCACGTTTTCGGTGTTGGCCTGACAATGCCACAGACATTGGTGGTCCTCAATGCTCGGATGAGTTCTTactacttttgttgttgtttttgttgttgtcgttgcctgtAGCCTGGTAGTCTGCATCTGCAGTCTGTGGCTTTGCCAATCTCGctctgccacacacactcgtacacacactcgcacacacacatgcaaagcACTTGCACTCCACGTAACACAAAAATCGCAGCAATTCAGGCGCAACTCGTCGAGATACGCGTATTTCGCGCTCATCAAACGACAGATGCAGTCGCACAAAAGCCACTACACCTcctactcctcctcctcctcctcctcctactGCCCCGCCCACTCCACCCTTCCCCCCTCGCCATAACCAACAATTCCCTCACGAGGCAGACGTAAGCAATTCATGCATACCTCCATGAGCTACCCCcagagctgagagctgagagctggAGAGGATGTGTGGTTAGGTTTGTCCTCATTGCAACTTTGTTTCTTGATTGAAAATCTAAgccaaaaatagaaaacttttCGCAGTTCGAATGGAGACTGGGAAATACCTTGAAATTTGTTATGCAAACTCTAGCCATTCATTTCGAATGCTAACTTTTGGCaattttggctttttttttctcttctggtatatgcaaacaaaatgtatttaaaatgtatgccagcatgaataaaaaaataacaaatttatttgaaatatattttatgtggtCTAAAACtgcattaaattgtttaaaattgtgaattgcaaatatcatgaaatttgttattcaaGCTCGAATGGTAACTTTTGACATTTgcatacgaaaaaaaaaattaatacagaatatcaaaaataatataatttatcaagaatattaaatacatcaaaatatctaaaagaatatataaaaaaatgaaaatatctatatcttttgaaattttgaataaagttgcagtgaatttaaaatttacttgtGAGTATAAAAACACATGAACTTTACAAGCTCTACAATGTTTAGCGAACAATCTTTAAAGAGCTTTCATTATCAACTTATCTACAACTAACAAAAATccaatcaaaataattataaaaacataatCTTATTTTCGCGAATTAAAACGAGAATCGCCACGGATTTGTTGAGTTAAAGACTGTCTCattcaatgcaatttatagacttttttcatattttaaagtgGATCAGGTGTTAAGTCAATCAATAAGCTTTTTCAAAAGACTTTACAAAAGCCCCACACGGtgcttttatttgcttaaagcTCATAAATTTAACGAACAATCAATTGGTATTAACTAACGAAATAAAGCAGTTGAAAATGCTGAATgaattcttgttgtttttccaaACAAAATACGTATAAATTGTGAAAGAATTAATTGGAATTATCTGAAGAAATATGGAGTAGAAACATGTGAATCTTGACTGCAGCTGTTGCGATTATCAGTTGCCATAAAACTGTGGCAACAACTGATACTATTTCGATTCGAACAATTCTGTCATAATTAGCAGTATTTAcggtatgttttttttttctgctggcGCACAAATGCCAATAATTAACTGGATCGTTTACCCCCCCGCTTGCTATCGACATAAATACAGAAGCATGTCGAGCGGCGTAATCTCATCGCCGAATAGAGCGAAGCACATAAATCTCTCTCACATGGCGCACACGGATTATCTGAATGGGAATTCAAATCGAAACTCGAAATTGTGCTAGTCTTATCGCATCGCatagcaaaaagaagaaaaaataaaaataaaagccacTCGAGTTGCAAATCAATAGATTAGATTCGCCTGCAACAAAACTACAAGTGAATTTTTGTCAAGTTCAGTCGTACGACGACAACTTTGCTGAACTGTTGCAAAATGCTCAAGGAATTCCTTGTGATCCTGACTGTGACTGCAgcagttgctttggctgccaGGATACCCCGGGCAACTGAGAGTgattttatcgatataccatttAAGAGACTCAAGAATTCGGTGAGTGAGCAtatgaaagcaaagcaaagcaaaggaaCTGACTGTAATGCGAATGTTTCACACTCAGGCTGAACGCATTCAATCGCATGGCTATCCAGGTGAATCGCATTTTGTGGAAACGGAGGATGGCTATGTGCTGAACATGTTCCGCATCCCCTACTCCCCCCAAGCTGGACAATAATGCCAAGGATGAGGAGGTGCAGCGTCCGGTGGTGTTAATCCAGCATGGACTCTTCAGCTGCTCCGATTGTTTCCTGCTCAATGGGCCGGACAATGCGCTGGCCTACAACTATGCGGACAGGGGCTACGATGTCTGGCTGGGCAATGCCCGTGGCAATATATATTCGCGTAACAATACGAAAATTAATATCAATCATCCCAATTTCTGGGCATTTAGTTGGCACGAAATTGGCGCCTACGATCTACCAGCGATGATTGACTACATACTCGAGCTAACCGGAGAGAAGGCTCTGCACTATGTGGGTCACTCGCAGGGCTGCACCACGTTCTTTGTGATGGCCTCGTTTCGGCCGGAGTACAATGCCAAGATTAAAACTGCCCACATGCTGGCACCGCCCATCTTCATGGGCAACGTGACCGAGGGAACTGTCGTCGGTTTGGCTCCCTACGTCGGTTCGCCGGGCATCGGCGCTGA comes from the Drosophila sulfurigaster albostrigata strain 15112-1811.04 chromosome 2L, ASM2355843v2, whole genome shotgun sequence genome and includes:
- the LOC133850615 gene encoding LOW QUALITY PROTEIN: lipase 3 (The sequence of the model RefSeq protein was modified relative to this genomic sequence to represent the inferred CDS: deleted 1 base in 1 codon), yielding MLKEFLVILTVTAAVALAARIPRATESDFIDIPFKRLKNSAERIQSHGYPGESHFVETEDGYVLNMFRIPYSPKLDNNAKDEEVQRPVVLIQHGLFSCSDCFLLNGPDNALAYNYADRGYDVWLGNARGNIYSRNNTKININHPNFWAFSWHEIGAYDLPAMIDYILELTGEKALHYVGHSQGCTTFFVMASFRPEYNAKIKTAHMLAPPIFMGNVTEGTVVGLAPYVGSPGIGAELLQNQVFLPWNEVIQRVLDTVCSNDPYLLSYCKTLAIMWGGDLGNLNATLLPQVAETHPAGISTNQGIHFIQSYVSNEFRRYDWGRKKNLAKYGTEEPPAYDLTQITSQVYLYAGPADGSANLKDIARLPQYLSQHTLFEIEDPTWGHLDFIFALKVKEIINDKVISLSETYDWLNKD